From Streptomyces sp. SCSIO 75703:
GGCGTCCAAGCCCCCATCCGCGACATCGCCGAACGCGCCGGCGTGGGCGTCGGCACGATCTACCGGCACTTCCCGACCCGGGCGGACCTCGTCACCGCCGTCTACCGGCACCAGATCGACATGTGCGCCGCGCTCGCCCCCCGGCTCCTGGAGGAATCGCCCTCTCCGTTCACCGCGCTGACCCACTGGGTGGACGCGTTCGTGGAGTTCCTGGTCACCAAGCACGGCCTCGGCGCCGCGCTGGGGTCCGGGGACGCGGGGCTGGAGAACCTCCACGGCCTCATGCTCGACACCCTGGTCCCGCCCTGCGCGACCTTGCTCGACGCCTGCGCCGCCGCCGATGAGATCACCCCCGGCCTCACCGCCTACACGCTCATGCGCGCCATCGGAAACCTCTGCATCACCGGCCCCGAGTACGACCAGGCCGACGCCAAGCGCATGGTCGCGACCCTCCTCGCCGGCTGCCGTCGTCCGGTATAGGGGCAGGAGCGCGGGACCTCGCGGGTTCGGCTGAGCGGTGTCAGTGCGTCGGGGACGGGCGGGAGGGCCGGTCAGTCGTCGAGTGCGTGGCGGACGCGGCGAGACGGGCTGAACGTGTAGAGGTCGAGGATGTCGGGCGGTTCGGCGAGGCCGGGGCCGCCGTCCTTGACCCAGTCGGTGATGTCGGCAGCGGCGCCGGGGTCGTTGACCTGGCCGAGCCAGACCGGGCGTCCGCCTGCCTCGCGGCCTTCGGCGGAGGGCTGGATGACGATGACGTTGGCGCGCTCGCACGCGTCCAGGCAGTCGGCGCGCCGGACCATCGCGACTCCGGCGAGTCGGGTGCGCAGGTCGGTGAGCTGGGCTTCGTGGTCCAGGTGCGGCACCTCGGCCGGGGTGCCGCAGCAACAGCCGCGGCAGACGGTGACGGTGGGCCGGGCCGCCCCCCTCGCGGGGGCGGCCTTCCTGGTACGGCGGCTCATCGCGTGTCCTTCGCCGCGCGGACCCAGGCCGCGTCGCGCAGCAGACGCAACCCGTTGAGGCCGACGATGACGGTCGATCCCTCGTGCCCGAGAACACCGAGCGGCAGCGGCAGGTGGCCCACCAGGTCCCAGACCACCAGGCCGGAGATGAACACTCCGGCGATCACCAGGTTCTGCGTCACCAGGCGCCGGGCCGCCCGCGAGAGGGCGATCACGGTGGGGACGGTGGCGAGTTCGTCGCGGACGATGACCGCGTCGGCGGTCTCCAAGGCGAGGTCGGAGCCGGCGCGGCCCATGGCGATGCCGGTGTGG
This genomic window contains:
- a CDS encoding TetR/AcrR family transcriptional regulator → MPEPTGVRQAQARRTRSGVLTAAAAVFVEQGVQAPIRDIAERAGVGVGTIYRHFPTRADLVTAVYRHQIDMCAALAPRLLEESPSPFTALTHWVDAFVEFLVTKHGLGAALGSGDAGLENLHGLMLDTLVPPCATLLDACAAADEITPGLTAYTLMRAIGNLCITGPEYDQADAKRMVATLLAGCRRPV